The sequence GCGGCCGCATGATCATCCCGGCCAACATCAATCACACCAACTTGGAGCCGATGGCGATCGGCATTGCCTCCAAGTGCAAGGTGAACGCCAATATCGGCGCCTCACCCAACGCTTCTGATGCCTCCGAAGAGGTGAAGAAGCTTGAGCTGGCCGTGAAGTACGGCGCTGACACCGTGATGGACCTTTCCACCGGTGGCGTGAATCTCGATGAGGTACGCACGGCGATCATCAATGCTTCGCCGGTGCCCATCGGCACGGTGCCTGTGTATCAGGCCCTCGAGAGCGTGCACGGCTCGATTGAGCGTCTCTCGGAAGATGACTTCCTGCACATCATTGAGAAGCACTGCCAGCAGGGCGTCGACTACCAGACCATCCACGCTGGTCTGCTGATCGAGCACCTGCCCAAGGTCAAGGGCCGCCTAACCGGGATCGTCAGCCGTGGCGGCGGGATCCTGGCCCAGTGGATGCTCTATCACCACAAGCAGAACCCGCTCTTTACGCGCTTCGACGACATCTGCGAGATTTTCAAGCGCTACGACTGCACCTTCTCCCTGGGCGATTCCCTGCGTCCGGGTTGCCAGCACGATGCCTCTGATGCCGCTCAGTTGGCTGAGCTGAAGACCTTGGGCGAACTCACCCGCCGCGCTTGGAAGCATGACGTTCAGGTGATGGTCGAAGGTCCGGGCCACGTGCCTTTGGACCAGATCGAGTTCAACGTCAAAAAGCAGATGGAGGAGTGCAACGAGGCGCCCTTCTATGTGCTCGGTCCTCTGGTCACCGACATCGCCCCCGGTTACGACCACATCACTTCAGCGATCGGTGCAGCCATGGCCGGCTGGCATGGCACGGCGATGCTCTGCTACGTCACCCCCAAGGAGCACCTCGGTCTGCCCAATGCCGAGGACGTGCGCGAAGGCCTGATCGCCTACAAGATCGCTGCCCATGCTGCTGACATTGCTCGTCACCGTCCCGGTGCCCGCGATCGCGACGACGAGCTGAGCCGCGCCCGTTACGCCTTCGACTGGAACAAGCAGTTCGAACTCTCCCTCGATCCCGAGCGAGCCAAGGAGTATCACGACGAAACCCTGCCTGCCGATATCTACAAGCAGGCCGAGTTCTGCTCGATGTGTGGTCCCAAGCATTGCCCGATGCAGACCAAGATCACGGAAGAGGATCTAGAAGGACTCGAAAAAGTTCTGGCGGAGCAACAGAGCAATAGCGAAGTCGCAGCCGTTTAATTTCAAGCTGCTTCTTTGAAACAATCAGCCCGGGCAGTAGCCCGGGTTTTTTATTGCCAGACCATTGATGTTGTGGCCCCGTCAACGCGGTTGAGTGGATACAAAAAAGCCCCGCCATTGGCGGGGCTCGGAAGCGATCAACGCTTTGATCTTGGGGTTCAACCCAGGGCCTTGGCCTTGGCGACGACGTTGTCGACGGTGAAGCCGAACTTCTCCATTAGCAGGGGGCCAGGAGCGGAAGCACCGAAGCGGTCGATGGAGACGGTGTCGCCTTCGAAGCCGGTGTACTTGTGCCAGCCGAAGCTGCTGGAGGCTTCCACCACCAGGCGCTTGCGGCAGGCGGCGGGCAGCACGCTTTCGCGGTAGGCCGCGTCCTGCTCTTCGAACAGCTCCACGCAGGGCATGGAGACGACGCGGACGTTCTTGCCTTCAGCGCGCAGCTGG is a genomic window of Synechococcus sp. A10-1-5-1 containing:
- the thiC gene encoding phosphomethylpyrimidine synthase ThiC; this translates as MRSAWIEKRKGQANVSQMHYARQGVVTEEMAYVAKRENLPESLVMEEVARGRMIIPANINHTNLEPMAIGIASKCKVNANIGASPNASDASEEVKKLELAVKYGADTVMDLSTGGVNLDEVRTAIINASPVPIGTVPVYQALESVHGSIERLSEDDFLHIIEKHCQQGVDYQTIHAGLLIEHLPKVKGRLTGIVSRGGGILAQWMLYHHKQNPLFTRFDDICEIFKRYDCTFSLGDSLRPGCQHDASDAAQLAELKTLGELTRRAWKHDVQVMVEGPGHVPLDQIEFNVKKQMEECNEAPFYVLGPLVTDIAPGYDHITSAIGAAMAGWHGTAMLCYVTPKEHLGLPNAEDVREGLIAYKIAAHAADIARHRPGARDRDDELSRARYAFDWNKQFELSLDPERAKEYHDETLPADIYKQAEFCSMCGPKHCPMQTKITEEDLEGLEKVLAEQQSNSEVAAV